From one Flavobacterium sp. N502536 genomic stretch:
- a CDS encoding arylsulfatase, with amino-acid sequence MKKTLLTLNLLFSAVLLVSAQNKTTPDSSKPNIILIMVDDMGYSDLGNYGSEIKTPNLDKLASEGLRLREFYNNSICAPTRASLLTGQYQHKAGMGFFDINLGLPAYQGYLNKESLTLGEVFRSGGYSTLLSGKWHVGSLDQSQWPNQRGFDKFYGILKGASSYFDAKPLPFGKTPYPVKLLLNNEELHPKDDSYYFTDEIGNNAVTFLDEQNKENKPFFLYLAFTAPHWPLQAKPVDIAKYKGKFDEGWDVLREKRIEKLKANGILPANQTVSSRDPEVPEWNKLTYDEKQFWKAKMEVYAAMVDNMDQNVGKVLNKLKALKKDKNTLIIFISDNGAQGGFNTYNPLGRGLVRNDGPIGTSGSFDYQEQNWAYLSNTPLQQYKNNMHEGGFSSPFIAWFPSKIKSGRIDKGTGHIIDLAPTFYELAGIEYPKEYNGVKANPLAGKSLLPVLFDNAPEVSRGAPLFWERAGNRAVRDGKWKLVSTYPSYEWELYNMETDRGETTNVAQQNLDIVNKLSASYFDWADQTGVVEYSKFKLKQEVMPGGAALKK; translated from the coding sequence ATGAAAAAGACACTTCTTACACTAAACCTACTGTTTTCGGCCGTACTTTTAGTTTCTGCACAAAATAAAACGACTCCCGATTCTTCAAAACCAAACATCATTTTGATTATGGTCGATGATATGGGCTATTCTGATTTAGGCAACTACGGCTCCGAAATTAAAACTCCCAATCTGGACAAACTGGCGAGTGAAGGTTTGCGCCTGCGCGAATTTTACAACAACTCCATTTGCGCGCCAACCAGGGCCTCTTTGTTAACAGGACAATACCAGCATAAGGCCGGAATGGGATTTTTTGATATCAACCTCGGACTTCCCGCTTATCAGGGGTACTTAAACAAAGAATCTTTAACATTGGGCGAAGTTTTCCGTTCCGGAGGTTACAGCACTTTGCTTTCGGGAAAATGGCATGTAGGCTCACTAGATCAGTCGCAATGGCCCAATCAGAGAGGCTTTGACAAGTTTTACGGAATCTTAAAAGGAGCTTCCAGTTATTTTGACGCCAAACCTTTGCCTTTCGGAAAAACACCATATCCGGTAAAATTGCTTCTAAACAATGAAGAGCTGCACCCAAAAGACGATTCGTATTATTTTACAGACGAGATCGGAAACAATGCTGTGACTTTCCTCGACGAACAAAACAAAGAAAACAAACCTTTCTTCCTGTATCTAGCCTTCACGGCACCACACTGGCCATTACAGGCAAAACCGGTAGACATTGCCAAATACAAAGGTAAATTTGACGAAGGTTGGGATGTTCTAAGAGAAAAAAGAATCGAAAAGCTAAAAGCAAACGGCATTTTACCCGCCAATCAAACCGTATCGTCAAGAGATCCCGAAGTTCCGGAATGGAACAAACTGACCTATGATGAAAAACAATTCTGGAAAGCCAAAATGGAGGTCTACGCTGCTATGGTAGACAATATGGATCAAAATGTGGGCAAAGTTTTAAACAAACTAAAAGCATTAAAGAAAGACAAAAACACCCTCATTATTTTTATTTCCGACAATGGCGCTCAGGGAGGTTTTAATACCTACAATCCATTGGGAAGAGGTTTGGTTCGAAATGACGGTCCAATTGGAACCTCGGGTTCCTTTGATTATCAGGAGCAAAACTGGGCTTACTTGTCTAACACTCCTTTACAGCAATACAAAAACAACATGCACGAAGGCGGTTTCAGCTCTCCATTTATTGCCTGGTTCCCGTCCAAAATAAAAAGCGGACGAATTGATAAAGGAACCGGACACATTATTGATCTGGCTCCTACTTTTTATGAATTGGCCGGAATTGAATATCCAAAAGAATACAATGGTGTAAAAGCTAACCCCTTAGCTGGGAAAAGTCTGCTGCCTGTTTTATTTGATAATGCTCCGGAAGTCAGCAGAGGAGCGCCCCTATTTTGGGAAAGAGCCGGAAACAGGGCTGTACGTGATGGAAAATGGAAACTCGTTTCGACTTACCCTTCCTACGAATGGGAACTTTATAATATGGAAACGGACCGTGGAGAAACGACCAATGTAGCACAACAAAACCTCGATATCGTCAACAAACTGTCTGCTTCTTACTTTGATTGGGCCGATCAGACAGGAGTTGTAGAATACAGTAAATTCAAACTAAAACAGGAAGTTATGCCAGGCGGTGCTGCCTTAAAAAAATAA
- a CDS encoding sterol desaturase family protein — translation MATIAYNSKSKLTRDLSISLLIYALPVVAIFLYFKLTNGLVTQSHLTLPSFLEFAKPAFENIRTWGLTAFMLILGIIEFTAGLYDDQWTGEERKVDIVCFLAPKLLLPPVIAFFSLTALPYLIPNLANSLSWVPFWGGFFLIAIADDLTQYWYHRLHHQVPFLWRFHRTHHSAPYMGMAMASRQNFIYTIFFSQIYLTATLTFLGLGLPALFVLVIKSFITLGAHSSIAWDKPFYKYKVLHPIAWVLERLISTPATHHAHHADTSGDGVGHFKGNFGNMFFIWDIIFGTGLITRKFPKSYGMKSYKQEEWYAQFLWPIFKSKKEGSALAEGVLAVPIRQKAENTIPNPAYYEQVQS, via the coding sequence ATGGCAACAATAGCTTATAATTCAAAGAGCAAACTTACCAGAGATTTAAGCATTAGTCTCCTTATTTATGCACTGCCTGTCGTGGCAATTTTTCTTTATTTCAAATTGACGAATGGTTTGGTCACTCAATCTCATCTGACGTTACCGTCATTTTTAGAATTTGCAAAACCCGCTTTCGAAAACATCAGAACTTGGGGATTAACTGCTTTTATGTTAATTCTGGGGATTATCGAATTTACAGCAGGTTTGTACGATGACCAATGGACGGGCGAAGAACGCAAAGTCGATATCGTTTGTTTTCTGGCTCCCAAATTGCTTTTGCCTCCCGTGATTGCTTTTTTTAGTCTGACGGCATTGCCGTACTTAATCCCTAATCTTGCCAACTCGCTTTCGTGGGTTCCGTTTTGGGGAGGCTTTTTCCTTATCGCAATAGCCGACGATTTAACGCAATACTGGTACCACCGTTTGCATCATCAGGTTCCTTTTTTATGGCGTTTTCATCGAACGCACCACTCCGCACCTTACATGGGTATGGCAATGGCATCCAGACAAAATTTTATTTATACGATTTTCTTTTCTCAAATTTACTTAACCGCAACTCTAACCTTTTTAGGATTAGGATTGCCGGCTTTGTTTGTATTGGTCATCAAAAGCTTCATTACTTTAGGGGCGCACTCCAGCATTGCGTGGGACAAACCTTTTTACAAATACAAAGTTTTACATCCAATTGCATGGGTTTTAGAACGTTTAATTTCGACGCCCGCAACCCATCACGCGCACCACGCTGACACCAGCGGAGACGGTGTTGGACATTTTAAAGGCAATTTTGGAAATATGTTTTTCATCTGGGATATCATTTTCGGAACAGGCTTGATCACTCGAAAATTCCCAAAATCATACGGAATGAAATCGTACAAGCAAGAAGAATGGTACGCACAGTTTCTTTGGCCGATTTTCAAATCCAAAAAAGAAGGAAGTGCTTTGGCCGAAGGAGTACTAGCCGTTCCTATTCGACAAAAAGCAGAAAATACCATTCCAAATCCGGCTTACTACGAGCAGGTTCAATCTTAA
- a CDS encoding arylsulfatase, whose product MKNFKYPRKIESPKKGLLITALLVAQLSFAQNNPNPDFKGVVGKTLADSKEYWPDPVKAPTDAPNIVWILLDDVGFGASSAFGGLIQTPTFDDLANNGLRYTNFHTTAICAPTRAALLTGRNSGKVHVSGFSHTVLSAGFPGWDGRIPSDKGTIAEILRDKGYNTFAVGKYGLTPDEEATDAGPFDRWPTGKGFEHFFGFLGSQTDQYKPDLVEDNAHVTPDGRHLTDQITDKAISYITKQHKAAPNKPFFLYYAPGAVHAPHQVAESWSDPYKGKFDEGWDAYREKVLANQKKLGVVPANAILPERNPLIADWKKLTPDQKKVYARFMEVYAGYLTYTDHEIGRIVAHLKQTNQLENTLIFVAIGDNGASKEGTTQGTINQSLFAQGGSDEENLQKNLNNIGEIGTSKGLNTNYPLGWAQATNVPFKNWKQDAQSEGGTRNPLIVFYPKGIKDKGGIRNQYSHVTDLLPTTLDIAGIKAPEYIREIKQDALQGSTFYASLNDAKAPSLHTIQYYYIFGNRAIYKDGWKAGAAHLPDSFAVKKSLGKNEKPAESNFDADVWELYNLNEDFNERNNLAKKYPEKLAELKKLFDEQAKENNVYPLIDWQDVYNRRIHNTTADKGKTLQDLIQQATRPGNSK is encoded by the coding sequence ATGAAAAATTTCAAATACCCTCGTAAAATTGAGAGTCCGAAAAAAGGGCTCTTAATCACTGCGCTGCTTGTCGCACAATTGAGTTTTGCACAAAACAATCCGAATCCTGATTTTAAAGGTGTTGTCGGAAAAACGCTGGCCGATTCAAAAGAATATTGGCCCGATCCTGTGAAAGCACCGACAGACGCACCAAATATTGTCTGGATACTGCTGGATGATGTTGGTTTTGGAGCTTCAAGTGCTTTTGGAGGTTTGATTCAAACGCCAACTTTTGATGATCTGGCCAACAATGGTCTGCGTTACACCAACTTTCACACCACTGCTATTTGTGCCCCTACCCGCGCCGCTCTTTTAACCGGAAGAAATTCAGGAAAAGTACACGTAAGCGGATTTTCACATACCGTTTTATCGGCAGGTTTCCCGGGTTGGGATGGAAGAATCCCATCTGATAAAGGTACCATTGCCGAAATTTTAAGAGACAAAGGATACAATACTTTTGCAGTAGGAAAATACGGTTTGACTCCTGATGAAGAAGCGACCGATGCAGGACCTTTTGACAGATGGCCTACCGGAAAAGGATTCGAACACTTTTTTGGCTTCTTAGGATCTCAAACCGATCAGTACAAACCTGATTTGGTAGAAGACAATGCACATGTTACGCCTGACGGAAGACATTTAACCGATCAGATTACTGATAAAGCCATCAGTTATATTACCAAACAGCATAAAGCTGCACCCAACAAACCTTTCTTTTTGTACTATGCCCCGGGAGCGGTTCACGCACCACATCAGGTGGCAGAATCCTGGAGCGATCCGTACAAAGGAAAATTTGATGAAGGCTGGGATGCCTATCGCGAGAAAGTATTGGCCAACCAGAAAAAACTGGGCGTAGTTCCTGCTAATGCCATCTTACCGGAACGCAATCCACTGATTGCCGACTGGAAAAAACTAACACCGGATCAAAAGAAAGTCTACGCCAGATTCATGGAAGTCTATGCCGGATACCTTACCTATACCGATCACGAAATTGGACGAATCGTAGCACATTTGAAACAAACCAATCAGCTGGAGAATACTTTAATTTTTGTTGCAATTGGCGACAACGGTGCGAGTAAAGAAGGTACTACGCAGGGTACAATCAATCAGAGTTTGTTTGCTCAGGGCGGATCTGATGAAGAAAATCTTCAGAAAAATCTAAACAATATTGGAGAAATCGGAACTTCAAAAGGACTGAACACCAACTATCCACTGGGATGGGCTCAGGCAACAAACGTTCCTTTTAAAAACTGGAAACAAGATGCACAATCGGAAGGGGGAACACGTAACCCGTTGATTGTTTTTTATCCAAAGGGAATTAAAGACAAAGGCGGAATCAGAAATCAGTACAGCCACGTAACCGATTTATTGCCAACCACTTTAGACATTGCAGGAATTAAAGCTCCGGAATATATTAGAGAAATAAAACAAGATGCGCTTCAGGGCTCTACGTTCTACGCTTCACTAAACGATGCCAAGGCACCCTCTTTACACACCATTCAATACTACTATATTTTTGGAAACAGAGCCATTTACAAAGATGGCTGGAAAGCGGGAGCAGCACACCTTCCGGATTCTTTTGCTGTGAAAAAATCTTTAGGTAAAAACGAAAAACCTGCCGAAAGCAACTTTGATGCCGATGTATGGGAACTGTATAACCTCAACGAAGATTTCAACGAACGTAATAACCTCGCTAAAAAATACCCTGAAAAATTGGCTGAACTAAAAAAACTGTTTGATGAACAAGCCAAAGAAAACAATGTTTATCCGCTGATCGACTGGCAGGATGTGTACAACAGAAGAATACACAATACTACAGCCGACAAAGGTAAAACACTGCAAGACCTTATTCAGCAAGCTACCAGACCGGGAAATTCTAAATAA
- a CDS encoding family 2A encapsulin nanocompartment shell protein — translation MAEKQQQQTALGDVAARQLAIATRTVPQIGTITPRWLTHLLHWTPVESGVFRLNKVKDGSHIEVDCSARDERVLPNTFVDYIDNPREYNLAAVQTIVEVHTRVSDLYSKPYNQISEQLRLAIETIKERQESELINNKDYGLLSNVAPSQIIKTRTGAPTPDDLDELLTKVWKEPGFFLLHPLAIAAFGRECTRRGVPPPTTSLFGSQFLTWRGIPLIPSDKLPIKDGKSKIILLRTGESRQGVIGLIQPGLQGEQSPGLSVRFMGINEKAIASYLVSLYCSLAVLVDDAIAVLEDVEIGKYHEYKY, via the coding sequence ATGGCTGAAAAACAACAACAACAAACAGCATTAGGAGATGTTGCAGCAAGACAGTTAGCAATTGCAACACGTACAGTTCCTCAAATTGGAACTATAACACCACGTTGGTTAACGCATCTTTTGCATTGGACACCTGTCGAATCAGGTGTGTTTCGTTTGAATAAAGTAAAAGACGGAAGCCATATCGAAGTAGATTGTTCTGCGAGAGACGAAAGGGTTTTACCCAACACTTTTGTCGACTATATCGACAATCCGAGAGAATATAATCTGGCGGCAGTTCAAACCATTGTCGAAGTACATACAAGGGTTTCAGATTTATACAGTAAACCTTATAATCAAATTTCGGAACAGCTTAGATTGGCAATCGAAACCATCAAAGAGCGTCAGGAAAGCGAATTAATCAATAACAAAGATTATGGTTTATTAAGCAATGTGGCACCTTCACAAATTATTAAAACCAGAACTGGTGCACCAACTCCCGATGATTTAGATGAATTACTGACCAAAGTATGGAAAGAACCGGGATTCTTTTTATTGCATCCCTTAGCAATTGCTGCTTTTGGCCGTGAATGTACACGCCGTGGTGTACCGCCTCCTACTACTTCTTTGTTTGGATCTCAATTTTTAACATGGAGAGGAATTCCGCTTATTCCATCCGATAAATTGCCTATCAAAGACGGAAAGTCAAAAATCATTTTGTTGCGCACAGGCGAAAGCCGTCAGGGAGTCATCGGCTTAATTCAGCCGGGATTACAAGGCGAACAATCACCGGGACTATCCGTTCGTTTTATGGGAATTAATGAAAAAGCAATTGCCTCCTATCTGGTATCCCTATATTGCTCACTAGCCGTATTGGTAGACGATGCCATAGCCGTTCTTGAAGATGTAGAAATTGGAAAGTACCATGAGTATAAATACTAA
- a CDS encoding RagB/SusD family nutrient uptake outer membrane protein: MKKIILTFLLSAGLLVSCTDLEVTPTSFVTEDNYFKTQDDAVASVTAVYASLSLDPGEQSLFGRNLYFLTDMASDYAAAGVSATNPQVRALSSLTHDATSDRVQVAWRQIYAGINRANVAIDNIPKVVGSDAVKSRLILEAKFIRGLLYFQAVRLWGGVPIVLHEPTSIQLESLKSKRATVQEVYTQIISDLKEAEALPSTYAATDAGRATSGAAKAILTKVYLTRKDYPNAILKAREVINGGYGYALFENFQDIFTKTKKNGKEHIFSVQFEPNQAGNGSSGSTFQATSFTGFTATEPADIISDVALFYDIYAAGDTRRDVSYAKQLPIPGTANVYTFPKPIFKKYLDLTNLATPSNVAINFPVIRYADILLSLAEAINEQGPPTAEAYELINQVRRRAFGKPINTPDATVDLAGLTQTTFRAALQEERKKEFVQEGQRWFDLVRWGTLVTEVKKVLAKNSVSERNNLYPIPQSERNIDPVGLPQNPGY; this comes from the coding sequence ATGAAAAAGATAATTCTAACATTCCTATTAAGTGCCGGACTATTGGTATCGTGCACCGATCTAGAGGTCACACCTACCTCTTTTGTAACCGAAGACAACTACTTTAAAACCCAGGACGATGCCGTAGCAAGCGTAACAGCGGTCTATGCTTCACTAAGTCTTGATCCGGGAGAGCAGAGTTTGTTTGGACGAAATTTATATTTCCTGACCGATATGGCTTCTGATTATGCTGCCGCGGGAGTTTCGGCAACCAATCCACAGGTTAGGGCTTTAAGCAGTCTGACCCATGACGCTACTTCTGATCGTGTTCAGGTAGCGTGGCGCCAAATCTATGCCGGAATAAACAGAGCCAATGTAGCGATCGATAACATTCCAAAAGTAGTTGGCTCAGATGCTGTTAAAAGCAGATTGATTCTGGAAGCTAAATTCATCCGAGGGTTACTGTATTTTCAGGCCGTACGACTTTGGGGCGGAGTTCCAATTGTTTTGCACGAACCTACTTCGATTCAGTTAGAGAGTTTAAAATCGAAAAGAGCGACGGTACAGGAAGTTTATACTCAGATTATTTCAGATTTAAAAGAGGCCGAAGCGCTGCCGTCTACTTATGCTGCAACAGATGCGGGACGTGCTACATCGGGAGCTGCGAAAGCTATTCTGACAAAGGTTTACCTTACCAGAAAAGACTATCCCAATGCGATTTTAAAAGCCAGAGAAGTCATTAACGGTGGATACGGATATGCCCTTTTTGAAAATTTTCAGGATATTTTCACGAAAACTAAAAAGAACGGAAAGGAACATATATTCTCGGTTCAGTTTGAGCCTAATCAGGCTGGAAACGGCTCCAGTGGAAGTACGTTTCAGGCCACTTCTTTTACCGGATTTACTGCCACAGAACCTGCTGATATTATTTCGGATGTCGCTTTGTTCTATGACATTTATGCCGCCGGAGATACCAGACGCGATGTAAGTTATGCCAAACAATTACCAATTCCGGGTACCGCAAACGTTTATACATTTCCAAAACCAATCTTTAAAAAATACCTCGATTTAACCAATCTGGCTACCCCGTCTAATGTCGCCATCAATTTTCCGGTGATTCGTTATGCCGACATTTTACTGTCGTTAGCAGAAGCGATAAACGAACAGGGGCCACCCACAGCTGAAGCTTATGAATTAATCAATCAGGTAAGAAGGAGAGCTTTTGGAAAACCCATCAACACACCCGATGCAACAGTAGATTTAGCCGGATTGACACAAACAACGTTTAGAGCAGCCCTGCAGGAAGAACGCAAAAAAGAATTTGTTCAGGAAGGACAACGCTGGTTTGATTTGGTTCGTTGGGGAACTTTGGTTACCGAAGTCAAAAAAGTACTGGCGAAAAATTCCGTTTCCGAACGAAATAATTTATACCCGATTCCGCAAAGCGAAAGAAATATTGATCCTGTTGGATTGCCACAAAACCCCGGATATTAA
- a CDS encoding thioredoxin domain-containing protein, translating into MKKNKILQNSIAIVILFLSGIGFAQQKASNTVSLDVFYAKIQSEKKPQIIDARGPEEFALNHINGAQNFNLESKDYAKRVAALDKTRPVFTYSIGAGRSVWLADELLKNGFKEAYSLEGGIANWIGNGKPFYSNSKSKLTLAEYNKIIAENNDVLVDIGSVYCGACKKVKPVLETIRAQYGTNLKIIEIDLEDSPQVIADLKTVKVLPTLILYKKGKIVFKKEGLGDLKNDVDVALASK; encoded by the coding sequence ATGAAAAAAAATAAGATTCTCCAAAACAGTATTGCCATTGTGATACTGTTTTTATCCGGAATTGGCTTTGCGCAGCAAAAAGCATCCAACACTGTTTCTTTAGACGTTTTTTATGCTAAAATTCAAAGCGAGAAAAAGCCCCAGATCATTGACGCCCGTGGTCCCGAAGAATTTGCGCTGAACCATATCAATGGCGCTCAAAACTTTAATCTGGAATCAAAAGATTACGCCAAACGTGTTGCTGCCTTAGATAAAACAAGACCTGTTTTTACCTATTCCATTGGAGCCGGAAGAAGTGTATGGCTCGCAGACGAGTTGCTGAAAAATGGTTTTAAAGAAGCCTACAGTTTAGAGGGCGGAATTGCCAATTGGATTGGAAACGGAAAACCCTTTTACTCCAATTCAAAAAGTAAACTAACCTTAGCCGAATACAACAAAATTATAGCTGAAAACAATGACGTTCTCGTTGATATTGGTTCTGTTTACTGTGGTGCCTGCAAAAAAGTAAAACCGGTTTTAGAAACCATCAGAGCACAATACGGCACTAATTTAAAAATCATCGAAATTGATCTGGAAGACAGTCCGCAGGTAATTGCCGATTTAAAAACCGTAAAAGTACTCCCGACTTTGATTTTATACAAAAAAGGAAAAATTGTCTTCAAAAAAGAAGGTCTGGGTGATTTAAAAAATGATGTTGATGTCGCTTTGGCTTCGAAATAA
- a CDS encoding YeiH family protein, whose protein sequence is MASQTKQFTLHEDWTVVVLGFIIIGISLFVFLPEIPVFKWSTGTDLLAEVFNSGNLKILGLQFIYLTAIGTLGVLLIGKSVKNFLLGFPIVYLLTLLALVISGNTTVKGLNLEAVIFSLIIGLCIGNFFQLPRWFRSALSTEVFVKIGLVLLGTTVIFSDILKAGSLGLLQALAVVLSVWYFAFWLCKKLKVDDELTLMISSAVSICGVSAAIATSGAIKGDSKKLSYVISVVLVTAIPMMIFMPVIAQYFNFPEEVTGAWLGGSIDTSGAVVASGSLVGETALKISTIVKFSQNVLLGLAAFAISVYWTYTHNKSAVALTSKPTLAVIWERFPKFVIGFIAASLLFSFLLTAEVRDEVKDSLKNLQTIWFALAFTSIGLETRFKDLWNHSSRKPLYAFLIAQLFNIIITLIIAFLLFGK, encoded by the coding sequence ATGGCATCCCAAACCAAACAATTTACCCTTCACGAAGACTGGACTGTCGTAGTCCTTGGGTTTATCATCATCGGAATTTCCCTTTTTGTTTTTCTTCCTGAAATCCCTGTTTTCAAATGGTCAACCGGAACAGATTTACTAGCGGAAGTATTTAATTCCGGAAATCTGAAAATCCTTGGCTTACAATTTATATATCTGACTGCGATTGGAACACTTGGTGTTTTGTTAATTGGAAAATCGGTCAAAAATTTTCTCTTGGGGTTCCCGATAGTCTATCTTTTAACCCTTTTAGCTTTGGTCATCTCCGGAAACACAACGGTAAAAGGACTCAACCTCGAAGCGGTCATTTTCAGTTTAATCATAGGTTTATGCATAGGCAACTTTTTCCAACTGCCTCGATGGTTCCGTTCGGCACTTTCGACAGAAGTTTTTGTCAAAATCGGATTGGTTTTACTGGGAACCACGGTTATTTTTTCAGACATTCTAAAAGCCGGTTCCCTCGGGCTTCTTCAGGCACTGGCAGTAGTGCTATCGGTTTGGTACTTTGCCTTTTGGCTGTGTAAAAAACTAAAAGTCGACGATGAGTTAACCCTAATGATCTCAAGCGCTGTTTCGATCTGTGGTGTTTCTGCTGCGATTGCCACATCAGGTGCTATTAAAGGCGACTCTAAAAAACTGTCTTATGTAATTTCTGTCGTTTTGGTAACCGCTATCCCCATGATGATTTTCATGCCTGTAATTGCCCAATACTTCAATTTCCCAGAAGAAGTAACCGGAGCCTGGCTGGGTGGCAGTATTGATACCTCGGGTGCTGTTGTGGCTTCCGGTTCATTAGTAGGCGAAACGGCTTTGAAAATTAGTACGATTGTCAAATTCTCTCAAAATGTATTGTTAGGACTGGCGGCATTTGCCATATCGGTTTACTGGACGTACACCCACAACAAATCAGCCGTTGCCCTTACTTCAAAACCTACTTTAGCTGTGATCTGGGAACGTTTTCCGAAATTCGTCATCGGTTTTATTGCCGCTTCACTCCTCTTTTCTTTCCTGCTGACGGCAGAGGTTAGAGACGAGGTAAAAGACAGTTTAAAAAACCTGCAGACGATCTGGTTTGCATTGGCTTTTACCAGTATTGGACTAGAGACCCGCTTTAAAGATTTATGGAACCATAGCAGCCGAAAACCACTGTATGCCTTTTTAATCGCGCAATTATTCAATATCATTATCACCCTGATCATTGCTTTTTTACTGTTTGGCAAATAA